Proteins encoded together in one Lutra lutra chromosome 4, mLutLut1.2, whole genome shotgun sequence window:
- the LOC125098983 gene encoding syntenin-1-like gives MSLYPSLEDLKVDKVIQAQTAFSANPGNPAILSEASAPISQDGNLYPKLYPELSQYMGLSLNDEEIRANMAVVPGAPVQGQLVARPSSMNYMVAPVTGNDVGIRRAEIKQGIREVILCKDQDGKIGLRLKSIDNGIFVQLVQANSPASLVGLRFGDQVLQINGENCAGWSSDKAHKVLKQAFGEKITMTVRDRPFERTVTMHKDSIGHVGFIFKNGKITSIVKDSSAARNGLLTEHNICEVNGQNVIGLKDSQIADILSTSETVVTITIMPAFIFEHIIKRMAPSIMKSLMDHTIPEV, from the coding sequence ATGTCTCTGTACCCATCTCTTGAAGACCTGAAGGTAGACAAAGTTATTCAGGCTCAAACTGCCTTTTCCGCAAATCCTGGCAACCCAGCAATTTTGTCTGAAGCTTCTGCTCCCATCTCTCAAGATGGAAATCTCTATCCTAAATTGTATCCAGAGCTCTCCCAGTACATGGGCCTGAGTTTAAATGACGAAGAAATCCGTGCAAATATGGCCGTGGTCCCTGGAGCACCAGTTCAGGGGCAGTTGGTAGCAAGACCTTCCAGTATGAACTATATGGTGGCTCCTGTAACTGGTAATGATGTTGGAATTCGTAGAGCAGAAATTAAGCAAGGGATTCGTGAAGTCATTTTGTGTAAGGATCAAGATGGAAAAATTGGGCTCAGGCTTAAATCAATAGATAATGGCATATTTGTTCAGCTGGTCCAGGCAAATTCTCCAGCCTCATTGGTTGGTCTGAGATTTGGGGACCAAGTACTCCAGATCAATGGGGAAAACTGTGCAGGCTGGAGCTCTGATAAAGCACACAAGGTACTCAAACAGGCTTTTGGAGAGAAGATTACTATGACTGTTCGTGACAGGCCCTTTGAACGGACAGTTACCATGCATAAGGATAGTATTGGACATGTtggctttatctttaaaaatggaaagataacatCCATAGTGAAAGATAGTTCTGCAGCCAGAAATGGTCTTCTCACAGAACATAACATCTGTGAAGTCAATGGGCAGAATGTCATTGGGCTGAAGGATTCTCAAATTGCAGACATACTGTCAACATCTGAGACTGTAGTTACTATTACAATCATGCCTGCTTTTATCTTTGAACATATTATTAAACGGATGGCACCAAGCATTATGAAAAGCCTGATGGATCATACCATTCCTGAGGTTTAA